Below is a genomic region from Fulvia fulva chromosome 5, complete sequence.
GAGCAGATGTGACAGTTCAACCACGTGGACTGGGCTGACACCTCCTTTGCGCAAGAAGTTGGTCCAGTCCTTCTTCGTGTTCTTGTCGTAGATGCGATACTTGAAGTCGAAGGGAAGAAGATTCTGTACCTCGATTGGCGCCGATAAGCGCAGGCGCATGTATGGATAGACGGTGGTAAGTGGGTTGTTCTTGTCGAACGACGCTTGCATCTGGAAGTAGAATGGTGCACTCTGATCGTTGTTCTCGCCCTGGCAGGTAAGCGTGCGGACGGGACGCTTGAGCAAATCTTTCCAGAACAGACGCTCGTTCGACCAAGTATAGCCGAATCCTTGATCGGGCCGTACGACCAGCGAGTGCATGAAGGCAGCACCGACAGGAGCTGGTCGGCTCTCGCCCGGTGCAATCTTCTCGATCTTGAGGAGATGCCCCTCATCTGGGCTATAGACGCCGATTTCAAGCGGGATCTGAGTGTGGTTTTCCACGAGCATGGGCGATCGCAAAGTGATGTACTTCACGTTGTCTGTGCCAAGTTTGACTTCCACGAGCATGCGGTGCTGCACCTTGTCCTTCCGCGGCTTCAAGTTATAAAGCTGCTCGCCTTCACGACTGACCCGAATGCGGTCGATACTGTCAAAGCCGCTGCCTTCAAGGCGGATGCCAATGATGCCAGTCTGACCTTCTGGGGAAAGTGTCTCCCGGGTGGTAGTAGGGTCCTCGAAACGCCATGGCTTTTCTTCGCCGTCTTCGAGCTTGGCTGCTTCTCCGTCTTCACTGTGGTCTGAGCTAGCCCAGACATCAACATCGAAGCCGGTCCAATTTCGAATGCGATACGGAGCGTCATTTCCTCGTGGCTTTGATAGCACGTCTTCCTCACTCGACAGGAACGTCGCCGATTTGGATGCCAGCGCGATTGTGGCACTTGTGATGGTGAGTTCGAGACTCTTTCTCGAGTACAGCTCAAGCGATAGTTTGTCAGGGGTTGTCTCCTTCGCCATGTGGAAACCAAGCTGCCATGGCTCAATGAGCGGCTCCCAGGCCGACTTCGAGAAGTTGTACACGTTGAAGAAGGTGTCAATGCTGGTATCGGCAGTCATGTTACCAGTCCAGTCACGCACATCGACGTCGAACTTTCGGACGCTCCAATCCAGCATTGGCAATTCGTGCAAGTCGCCAATCAGCACAACACGAATACCTTCCAAAGAGATTTTCATCTCCTCGCGCTTGAGAACTGCAGATCCAACGGCACTCTTTGCTTCGGCCTGCTTGGACGGCGTGGTCTTCTTCGTGCTGATGGTATTTGCGGTGACCTTCTGCGTCGACTTCGCACCAGATTTGAGGCCCTTCTTCGTGCTCTTTGCAGAAGCCGCCTTGACCTGATCGATCTTCTTGGGTCCTTCGTCTGCCATGCCTTTATCTTGGCTCGCTGACATGGCGGATGCTCGTTGAAAGATCTGCATAGCGAGCATGATGTCCCGAAGGGACAGGCGCAGCACGAGCGGCTCGATGTCCACCTGGATGCTGCAAAGGGAAGAATCCTCACCATAAGAGCGCATGTCTAAGGACGTCTGTATGCTAAAATCGTCCAGTATGCGTAATCGTGTGGTCTCGAACTGATCCATGCGGCAGAGAAACATGCCGATCTTCTCAACTTGTAGTGTCATGGCGTGCTGCTGTGAGACCAGTACCTGTTTCGTCCCCAGCACGATCGCTTCGGAATTGCTGATTGTAGGATTGGCGATCAGTAAGACCTGCGCATCAACAACATTAACGCGATAGGAGATCTGCATGCCGCTGCCGCTCTGGCCTTCTTGTTTGTTCTGCTCGTGCTCTGTCTCTCTTCGCTTGACGATTTCTTTCGTGGAGACACTAGCGTCGTCTGCTTTTTCCCCATCAGCGTTCTCGTCGCTGTCTTCCTCGATAGCAAGCGGCTCGTTCTGCTTCAGGCCGTCCTGTACAAAGTTCGACACCGCAAATAGGTAGTCCAACGCCAGCACGACTCTCGGGCTATCTATGGTGAGTAAAGCAATGAGGTGTTTGTCATCTCCTCCAGATATCAATACGCTAGCCATGAACTGTTGCTTCACATCGGTGTTGATCAAGGACATGATCTTGCGGAACTTGTTTTTCTCCTGTTTCCTCGTATCCGTGATGGTGAATGACTGTATTAGGAGTTCACTTTCGAGAGCACCGTCACTGATCATGCGCAGCTTCACACTGGTCTCGTTCAGCGAGAACTTGGACAGACTGGCGGCTTCAAGGTCGCCGACTGGCTCATCGGGCGGTCCTTGAATGAGCTCCAAGCCAACAGCTCCAATCTTGAAGACAAGATCCAATTTGGTCCAGGTGTCTTTGTCTGATCCCAGCTCCGGGTCCTGATGGGAAGGTTGACTTGGGGCATCTTCCGCAGACTTTTTCTCTTCAGCAGTCGGAACAGATTTGCCTGGCTCAACGAGGTGCTCCGGTAACTCTTCGTGCGCTTCCTCCTCTAGCTCTTCGCTGTCCTCGAGTGCAAAAGCTTGGGGAATGTTTCGAGACAGTTCCAGGACGAATTTGAGCTGAGCTTCCGTCAACTTGAGATTCATATTCGACATGGAGCCTTCGATCTCCATATCAGGCTGCTTGAGCCCAGACCTGTGCTCAACTTGTGTGATGTTGAAGTCCAAGTTCACCTGGTCGATCATCTCCAACTCCTCAGATTTGCCCTCTGTGTAGTGAAACTCGGAGGTGAGCCTAATGTTGTGTATTCCTGCAGAAAGCTTGTTGGCTGTGTCTGTGCTGCCCTCGACCGCAGTGAACTTGTTGTTCGCGTAGATCTCACCCAAGTACGCCGTTACCACGTCTCGTTCCGCAGTCTCGGTCACCACCATGCGTGGGAAGGAAACGATCGGAGTGCTAATGACAATGTCGAAGTGCATCTTGCTAGCAGACTCCTGAACCTTGCTAGCTTGATTTGCAGCCGCCTGCCGAGCAGCATTGAAGATGGCCTGCATTTTGCCAAACTTGACACCAAACTCCATGATCTTTCGGAACGGCTCTGTGAGAAAGTTGATCTTAATCGAGCCAGATCGAAGATAGATCGAGCTGTCGTGGCCCGGGTAGTCTTTCGACTCGGCATCGAAGGTCTCGTAAGCGAAATCTGCGAGCTCTTCGCCTTGAATAGAGATTAGCTGTCGAAGAGCAGATTGCTCAGAAACACCCTGGTTGATGTCGTCGACAAGATCCAGAGCGCCAAGTCTGGCTCCAACTCGCAGAGCTTTGCCGCTGAGAAAGACATTGACATCAGCGGATGTCAGACTCAGTGTGGCTAGACGGATACCATCGTTATTGAGGATGACAGCGATACGGTTGAGTTTGGCTTGGATGCGGATCTTGTCTTGGTTCGGCTGAGGCTTCTCTATCTCCTCTTCCTCATCCTCGTTGTGTTCCTTCGCGGATTGTATCTGCTGTTGGTTGCTGTCGCCGCCCGTGAACGTAACCATAACGAAATCGAGTAGAGTGAGCAATGTCTTCCGCGTGACCATAAGGTTGATCGTCGACACGGCCGCATCAAGATTGATCTTGACACCTTCGTACTTGCTCTCAAATTCTGGGTGGTTTGGATTGACCATCTGGAAATGGATGCTCAAGAGATCTTCCTGCTTCTTCGTTTTCAGATCCTCGCTCGTGATGAGGTTCTTGAACTCTTCGGCAGGACTGTCCTCGACGTGATCTTCCACAGCGAGCTTTCTCAGCTTGACGTCGGCCACCATGTCAAAGGCACGCTGGTAAAACTCAAGATAGAATGACTCCGCGATCAGTGCCACCAGAAGACGGTCCGGTTCCTTGCCCTCTGGGTCCGACTTGTACAATGAGCCTTGTAGCTTGTCCACGGTAAATTTGAACTCGAAGTTGCGCTGTTGCAAGTTGACTTCGGGCGTGTCTTTGCCGTGGGCATCCTTGTTGCGTTTCAAGTCATGCTGCTTCTCTTCGGCACCCTTCTCAATCTCGTGGGCAAGGTCGTCGTTGCGACCAGACACTTGGAAAGACTTGCCTCGCGGTCTTGTTGCCTCGCTCTTGCGTCTCGCCTTCAGCTTTTCTGCATCAGCTGATTTGGGACGCTCTCTAGCTTGAGTTGGCTCGTCCTGATTGAACTTCGGTATTGCAAAGTCCAAAAGCTTCATCAAAGCTTTGTACTTCTGGTCAGAGAACTTCGCATGAAGCACGGGAAGGTGCCCTTGCACCCTGAACTTTGTCAGGTCGGTCGCCTTTGGCACAATGCAGGTATCGATCTGGAAGTCCATGTTGATCTGATCAATCAAATGATAGCTGCGGTTCTCCGATTCGTCTTCGAGCTGCTTTTTCGTCTCATCGATGGTACTGCCGATGAGCACCTGAGTAGCTTTGAGATCTACTCGAAACTTGTCGTACATAAGCGACTCAAGCTTCTTGTAGTCCCGATCGGTGTACTTCTGCTTCTGCTTCTGTTCAACATCCCTGATCGTGTCGCGATCTATGAGCTCACTGCGAACGGCGATATGACCTGCATCAAGAATCAGACAGATCGTGCTCTGCTTAGTGACTGTATCAGGCACGATGATGAGAGGCGCCTGAAGATCCATTTGTACGTCGATTGTTTTGTGTTCTTGCAAGGCATACTCGAGCCCAGCTCTGGTCTGTTGGCGAAAGCCTTCGACAGTCGATCCCGCTGTTTCCATCAAGGCTCCAATAGAGTCCATGTGTTTGTCGGGTGGCTTGAAGAACTTGGTGACCTGCACTACAAAGTTCGGATTGTACACCACCTCCATAGCTTTCAGCTTGACTGTGAGAGCAGTGTCGGCTCGACCGTCTATGGGGTTCTTCTCGAAAGACACTGCGAAGAACGGATCGTCGTCTTCGGGATCATCCTCTCCATCATCCTGGTCACCGTGTTGATCGTCGTCAGCCAATTCTTTTATGCGATCCTTGTCGGCCACCGGGGGCGCATCCTTGACAGATAACATTTGCTCATAGAGATTGCCCTCTGTTGAGCCATCGTACAGTCGCATACCGCCTAGACTCAGGTCCACCAACATGGAGTCTGTCCGCTGTATCAACTCTGTACTAAAGTCATCAAACATGAGCTTCAGCATGTCCTGCTTCTTGCCGTGCGGATCTCGTCTGAGTGTGAAGCTGCCAGTCTTCAGGTTCATGTCAACCTGCATCTTGATTGCATCTTTCGGAGCATCGACCGCCTCGGTGATCTGCTGCTTTTCGTTAAACTCAATGGCCTCGTACAGCTCTTTGCGCTGGTCCTCGGTCATTTGGCTATCGTCTGAAGCCTCATGCTGCTTGTTAGAAGAGCCCCAGATCCAAGAAGTCCAGCCACCCTGTTGAGGCTTCGGCTTGTTTAGGGCGCCCTCCTTACGCAACTCGTTTCGTGCAAGTGATCGCCAAAATCGCAGGTCTTCGTACGTGAGCTTGTGTTCGAGTCGGTCGAGCTCTTTGTTCTCCTCTGGGGCGAGTTTCTCTTCCcgcttcttcttcttgaaGAGTCGAATGTAATGCTTGCGATCATCTCGTCTCTCCGCGAAGTAGGCCCACGACCAACGCTTGTTCTTGTCATGTATACGATCCAGAATGGCTTTGCCTGCGAATTGCAACCAAGCACGAGGGTCTTCTTTCGGCGACTTGTCTGGCTGATACTTTCGAAACTCTTGGTGCCGTATGAAGTAATGGAAAAGATCGACCAGCATGAGCGCATCACGGTACTGTGTGTCGTCTAGAACAAATCCGAGCTCGTTAAACAGCAGACGTGCCTTCATTTTCGGCCTATCGTGTTTGCCTGTCTTGTCCATCTCCAGGCCAGCCCGACCTGAGACGGGCTTGAGAATGAACTGGTGCTCCTTGACGGCCTCGCTATCACTTTTCACAATGAGCTCACTAAGCTTCTTCATGATGTCGTCGTGACTGGGAGCATCCTCTCTGGTGTCCTTAGAGCCAGTGCCTGTGCCCAGCAATTCTGTGTCCGTATCCCAGTATACAGCAAGTGAGCCCAGGGTGGCAAGCTTATGTGTGGTAGCGCTTGCGTTCTGGATCCATGTTGGCTTCCAGTTCTCATCTGTTGACACGGCGCTCAACTCTTGCAGGGTGATGCCGGCGGCAAAGGGGTGGCCAGGATCAGATAGAGCGTCCTCGTAGCGAATATGAACGTTCTTGATCTGGATCTGCACGTTGTCGATGATAGTGGTGGTCAGAGCGGCGGTGAAGGACTGTTGTTTCTGCTGTTCTGCCTGCGACATGCCTTCTGTGTTCCTCTCTTTCAGCAGTTCTGCACTGTCCAGCTTCTCCATCTTGACGGCATGTGCTCGCCTCGCCTCTTCCTCTGGATTGTACTCCTGGTCCTCCTTCGGCGAGGCAAGAAGGAAGACATCTTCAATGTTGATCCGGACAGGCTGTCCCCGTAGATTGGACCAGGGTATCTTCAGTATGAGAGAACTGATGTGGCCTTCGACGACGTTGAGTGGCAAGTGAAACTGGTCGAGAGCTTCCCGTTTCAGCTCGAGGTTTCGTAGCTTCACGTCTCCGCCCAAGATGCCAACGTTCAGCTGATTCGGGTTGAAGTTCTGGACATACATGCCCAGGAACCTGTTCAACAGGTTGGCCACCAAGCTCTCCAACACCATCGCGGCGGTGTATGGCCGTCACCCGGGCCCGGGAGGTATTAGGTGGTTGTACACGGAGGCTAGGGAGATTGTGTCGTATCGGTCGTGAGGGCTCGTTATCTCATTATAGCGTGTGGAGTGCCGTCGTGTGCCCGTCACATGCACTTTCAGGCAGCCTCCCAATGTCCCGTAGTCGTGTGTGTGGAGGGAGGACGATGGAGCGCGGTGGTGAACGATGAACGCTTCAACAAGGCGAAGGAACGGTCGGTGGCGTTCTCAAAGGAGTGGACTCGCGCTCTTTCCTGCTGTCCTCCTACACCACATGCACTTTCTCTCCAAGAGCTGGAGATGGACACGTCGATGCTGTTCTACGAATCAGGAAGGAGCACATCAACAGACGTGTGGTAGCCCCTCCCGAAAACAGCTTGAGGTGTGGCTCAAGCGCCGGATCGACGTCATCTGGCAGGGACGTTTGAGCTGCACGCGTGAAGGAACATACTGTACATGATACATGTACTTCGACGCGAAGGAGAAGACGGGATGATATGGATGCTGTGGTATAGCAAAGCCTACACTGCTCCGAATGCTTCAGTGTCAAGCAAGTCGTTACGTGTCGGTCACTTGAAGCAATCGCGAAACCAGGCGAGTGCTCAATGAATGGACATGTGTGCGTTGATGGGTTCTTGTCACCTTACATAAGCCTGCATTGAACGGCTATTCAGGTCGACAAAAGGGTCGGGACGACTTGGACCCTGCCTCACCAAATTAGATAGTAACCTTATCTAAGCGGTCCTATTATCTCTTTCTAACCCCACCGTCGCTAACCTTATAATAAAGCCTTAATATTTactataacgtactttactaccgagcgggctatactaccgagcgggccacttttactaagaactatactacttctactttgattacgacggtatcttaacacgacgacatcctatagaattgttactaggaggacaattcctctttagattcttcgctatctagcgagtctacttaatagatacgtacgttataccccgacttactatattacttatagcgtcgtagccttagtactagccgaatactatctagcgactctttACTCACTTCCTGCCTCCTAGTagcctctagaggtattaattacgacgccttatcgaaggtgtcagggcgagagcctggcctgtgagatgcaagggtgaaagcgagaatgcaggtgcgaagtgcagatgcaaaagggtatggtatgattgctacacaaaacaaaagacgaaggaagcaagagaggcctggggaaggccagatatttatacgcgaccctcgcgagtgcgtgtccccgcatcaacagggctaacccgtgcgaagccgcgctcagcagctttgctcaaaaccttattccaacctgccctacgttccgagtcttccacgtgcttcttctagggtccagcgcagtcgcgggtgctcgcgggagtgccgtgagtcacacagtcacgagccgaagtgaatctgtcaaggtttggtagaggggtgaatttggagggctgggtcccgtagtgaatgttgcggggcatgtgattcttggtgctcacacaccaagctggactgtcacttcttgacgacttctgagcactctgaggctcttctgtccccaccttctgtacactctgtggggagaccatgacagtagcccccccgaacaaagctgagttcctacgaagccgtagtagttccacatatcgaggatgttcagcttcagtaccaggcctaggcctgatgtcatggtcgatacaccattggtaagccccgtcgaaaagctcagattcgaagagcctgccgatgttgacttctgggccgtctgcgcgggcgtggtattcttcgattgcttgacgattgaagatgatatgttggataggttcccatgaggtatcccactcagggcaaccttgccattcgacttcatacttgatcggcggtagtccttcaacgtcgttgggctctacgcggattccccggatcttgcggacggcatagtcgtcagaaggtaggttaacaggctcgtcgacttctacttcatcgggaggacctggcatgtcttggttttggttcgggaatgggtcctcagccgacggccgaaggcgtacgggatggaagacgtcgtggatctttatgttcgcaggaagagctagacggtaggcgtgtgaactgatacgctcggtgatctcaaaaggacctaggttcttccagttcagcttcttggaggggcggtctgtcttgatgttcttggagttgaggtagaccatatcgcctacttggtagtcgggagctggctggcgacgacgattggcttgatcctcgtagattgcttgtgcgtacaccatctcgtcgtgaacttcttcatggatctgtgagagcatagtagcgaactcgtctgctgcttgctcgtttgcgtcttcggtaggcgggagaggttcttctggttccatgcctgtacgagggtggtaacctctcgtagtatagaagggagagtagccagtagtctccgagtcccagttacgagtagcgaactccaccgcagggatatgctgaggccaatccttctggtggtagtcgacgaagcaacgaaggacctgctcgaggatagcgttcgtaatttcggtctggccgtcggtctgtggctgaaaactggtcgagaggttatgcttgatgcctaggatagcacacagacgcttccagaagtgcgagatgaactgggtgcctctgtcagaggtgatgctatccgggaggccttgaaagcgccagacgaattcgtagaacaagcgagcagtctcctttgcggtcatgctccagcacgggatcatgtaccggtccttggagtgacggtccacgatcactagaagggcctttgctttcacgccgctgaaggtcttgccgtgaggaagatcggtgataaagtccatagtgatgtgcttccacggacgatcaggagccgggagagggtgcaagagaccgtggggacggtggcggttagctttggctcttcggcaagcagcgcagttcagcacgtagcggcggacgtccttccaggaatgcggccaccagtaatacctagcgaggagcttgtgggtcttggctacgcctgggtgacccccagaggcggagtcgtggatgatttgaagaatctcagctcggatattagagccttcgggctgcggtacgtaaagcttcttacggaagtagacgacaccttcctggagctcgcactcggacagcgagaagcccgggaatgtcctcgcgccagattcaagggcctgaactaactcttgggcgtctatgtcggcatcgtacgctgttcgtactcgtgccatgatgccttcgggctgctcctcattatcaaacccctcaaggtctgattcggatgagccgtcggtcgttactgagccctcttcatcgtcgttcaagtcctcagcgtccgaggcgtattcttcaggctcggattcatcgtcactctcgtcaaggtaggcaggagcgagcacgagagtagcaaaggaagcggcgagcgtaggctggccattcgataggtactctcgaagctcggaagagaggttgtgctctttgatgacttgttgccctgcgatttgccggccccctcttcgatcaactggagagtcaccagggcggcgggtaagggcgtcggccatcgagttggccttgccgggcgtgtacgagatcacgaagttgaaccgggagaggaactcgctccagcgggcctggcgacgattgagcagcttgctcttcataaagtagacgaggttcttatggtcggagcttacttggacgggcatagcagagccttcgagctcggggcgccactcttcgaaagctttgacgatggcgagaagctccttgtcgtagatctcgtagttacactccgtggcggtcatcttcttggagaggaaggcgacaggtaaccagggggattcaggcgagcggcgttgtagcaggacaccgcccaccacgccgtcggatgcgtcggtctctacacgggtctccagttcgaaatcgaagtgccgtagaagcgggttctcaacaaacttcgctttgagcaagtcaaaagcctcctggcattcgtcggtccaggcgaacttctcacccttgcgcgtgagcttcgtcaaagggcgtaccacgcccgaaaatgcgtggatgaagcggcggtagaagttggcaaagcctaggaaaccctggacctctttgacgttcgtaggagcatcccattcgacgatagcgtcgatcttctcttggtccatcttgatgccgtctgcggtaatgatcaaaccaaggaacttgacttcggtcttctcaaactcgcacttgtcgatgtcgagctgcaagccggcgtctgcgagcttctgaaggaccttacagacgtgctcgcggtgctcctccttggtctcgctatagactaggatgtcgtcgatgtaggcagtgcagaactgatcgaggaactcctgaaggatgtcgttaatgaagttctggaaggtactaggcccgttacaaacgccgaagggcataacgagcgactcgaacagcccgtagcgagtacggaaggctgtgagatactcgtgtccttctgccattcgtaacttgttgaacgcagcgatgacatcgagcttggtgaagtacttggccttagagaggcgctcgagcgtctcctgaatcaacggtattgggtagcggttcttctttgtaacagcgttcaagcctcggtagtctacgcagaagcgtagaccaccgccgggcttcttgacgaacatgacgggactgccagcgctggaacggctcgctcgaatgaaccccttctttaggttctcttcgaggtatctcttgaggacgataagctcttctcgggacatggaatataacggtccgaacggtgtctctgcaccttcttctagctcaatcttgtggtcgtgagggcgatgaggaggcagctcgtctgcggctttagcatcgaatacgtggaggatgtggtgtgcccaaggagggaccttcgtagcagggtcggtaggtgtacgcttcttgtcgagcttctcgagggcgatgtcgatatcgcggagagaggcggcgaagacttgagctttgggctgcttagcagcagtggtgaaggcagcggcgttcacctggaagatcttggtatactcaggaccgcgctgaggcggcggagaaggcggaggtgccggaggaacttctggagggaagctgacagtaagggaagtccagtcgatgataggtcggtgtcgtctgaaccaggggaggccgaggataaacttctgatgcggtagggacgtaaggaagctggtgatcgacatacgcttgcctccgagggtgattgacgtgtgtacaacatgagtaatcttaccagtggtagtctccgtgccgtcaaagagttcaagggtgcgagggtacttcagttcctggggttcgaggttgagagaggtcgcgagtttatagtccataaaagactcgcctagtgcgccagtgtccatgagagtgagattggaagaagagagtttctttgagccgatatttacattcgtgacgaacggtttgcaagcgtggtccttgcccgtctcgtcgtacaggtctagctgtgctgtattgatcctcaacttctttcctctcttcactttcggtaaacgttgttcttggtcttcatcgcgtcgatgaggaagacctaggctttttcctgctcagcgggagcagcaggagcag
It encodes:
- a CDS encoding Vacuolar protein sorting-associated protein 13; translated protein: MVLESLVANLLNRFLGMYVQNFNPNQLNVGILGGDVKLRNLELKREALDQFHLPLNVVEGHISSLILKIPWSNLRGQPVRINIEDVFLLASPKEDQEYNPEEEARRAHAVKMEKLDSAELLKERNTEGMSQAEQQKQQSFTAALTTTIIDNVQIQIKNVHIRYEDALSDPGHPFAAGITLQELSAVSTDENWKPTWIQNASATTHKLATLGSLAVYWDTDTELLGTGTGSKDTREDAPSHDDIMKKLSELIVKSDSEAVKEHQFILKPVSGRAGLEMDKTGKHDRPKMKARLLFNELGFVLDDTQYRDALMLVDLFHYFIRHQEFRKYQPDKSPKEDPRAWLQFAGKAILDRIHDKNKRWSWAYFAERRDDRKHYIRLFKKKKREEKLAPEENKELDRLEHKLTYEDLRFWRSLARNELRKEGALNKPKPQQGGWTSWIWGSSNKQHEASDDSQMTEDQRKELYEAIEFNEKQQITEAVDAPKDAIKMQVDMNLKTGSFTLRRDPHGKKQDMLKLMFDDFSTELIQRTDSMLVDLSLGGMRLYDGSTEGNLYEQMLSVKDAPPVADKDRIKELADDDQHGDQDDGEDDPEDDDPFFAVSFEKNPIDGRADTALTVKLKAMEVVYNPNFVVQVTKFFKPPDKHMDSIGALMETAGSTVEGFRQQTRAGLEYALQEHKTIDVQMDLQAPLIIVPDTVTKQSTICLILDAGHIAVRSELIDRDTIRDVEQKQKQKYTDRDYKKLESLMYDKFRVDLKATQVLIGSTIDETKKQLEDESENRSYHLIDQINMDFQIDTCIVPKATDLTKFRVQGHLPVLHAKFSDQKYKALMKLLDFAIPKFNQDEPTQARERPKSADAEKLKARRKSEATRPRGKSFQVSGRNDDLAHEIEKGAEEKQHDLKRNKDAHGKDTPEVNLQQRNFEFKFTVDKLQGSLYKSDPEGKEPDRLLVALIAESFYLEFYQRAFDMVADVKLRKLAVEDHVEDSPAEEFKNLITSEDLKTKKQEDLLSIHFQMVNPNHPEFESKYEGVKINLDAAVSTINLMVTRKTLLTLLDFVMVTFTGGDSNQQQIQSAKEHNEDEEEEIEKPQPNQDKIRIQAKLNRIAVILNNDGIRLATLSLTSADVNVFLSGKALRVGARLGALDLVDDINQGVSEQSALRQLISIQGEELADFAYETFDAESKDYPGHDSSIYLRSGSIKINFLTEPFRKIMEFGVKFGKMQAIFNAARQAAANQASKVQESASKMHFDIVISTPIVSFPRMVVTETAERDVVTAYLGEIYANNKFTAVEGSTDTANKLSAGIHNIRLTSEFHYTEGKSEELEMIDQVNLDFNITQVEHRSGLKQPDMEIEGSMSNMNLKLTEAQLKFVLELSRNIPQAFALEDSEELEEEAHEELPEHLVEPGKSVPTAEEKKSAEDAPSQPSHQDPELGSDKDTWTKLDLVFKIGAVGLELIQGPPDEPVGDLEAASLSKFSLNETSVKLRMISDGALESELLIQSFTITDTRKQEKNKFRKIMSLINTDVKQQFMASVLISGGDDKHLIALLTIDSPRVVLALDYLFAVSNFVQDGLKQNEPLAIEEDSDENADGEKADDASVSTKEIVKRRETEHEQNKQEGQSGSGMQISYRVNVVDAQVLLIANPTISNSEAIVLGTKQVLVSQQHAMTLQVEKIGMFLCRMDQFETTRLRILDDFSIQTSLDMRSYGEDSSLCSIQVDIEPLVLRLSLRDIMLAMQIFQRASAMSASQDKGMADEGPKKIDQVKAASAKSTKKGLKSGAKSTQKVTANTISTKKTTPSKQAEAKSAVGSAVLKREEMKISLEGIRVVLIGDLHELPMLDWSVRKFDVDVRDWTGNMTADTSIDTFFNVYNFSKSAWEPLIEPWQLGFHMAKETTPDKLSLELYSRKSLELTITSATIALASKSATFLSSEEDVLSKPRGNDAPYRIRNWTGFDVDVWASSDHSEDGEAAKLEDGEEKPWRFEDPTTTRETLSPEGQTGIIGIRLEGSGFDSIDRIRVSREGEQLYNLKPRKDKVQHRMLVEVKLGTDNVKYITLRSPMLVENHTQIPLEIGVYSPDEGHLLKIEKIAPGESRPAPVGAAFMHSLVVRPDQGFGYTWSNERLFWKDLLKRPVRTLTCQGENNDQSAPFYFQMQASFDKNNPLTTVYPYMRLRLSAPIEVQNLLPFDFKYRIYDKNTKKDWTNFLRKGGVSPVHVVELSHLLLMSVDMQDTPFKSSEFAIINTNNENDFRREKNITVKDNNNLELRLKVHYYNVPDSGGAFKITIYSPYVILNRTGLELDIRSKAAYFGGTKSAAGSGTFADTEEDARRATPFMFSFPTDDRKNRALIKVGDSAWSQPVSFDAIGANTDVKLPSASGREEMHCGVSVTEGEGKYKFTKVVAVTPRFIVKNKLSEEIQIREPGSSEASTLKPGELHPLRFLKQTTGQQLSLCFPGVNNSWSSPFDIANMGSVHVKLAKTGERQKLIRVEILMENAMIYLHLSLETKHWPFSMRNESDQEFLFWQANPNVDEDEEDRSSGWKPIRYRLPPRSIMPYAWDYPSTKNKTLVISSNGKERHVKLAEIGNLIPMRVPAKQGEPNRQKIIDLNVVADGPTQTLVMSNYKPHMSLYKQKPAAASQSTTAGFEVKEQDTDVTMRATIRFAGIGLSLVNSQLRELVYATWRDIELKYTDSPLYQTVALTIKWIQIDNQLYGGIFPLIFYPSVVPKTGKEMEVHPIFRTTVTRVKDDSYGVLYIKYATFLMQQMTIEIDEDFIFAVLDFTKVPGASWTEEKEGQLAPDSLEVPEPTQQQGGQDIYFELLHLQPMQFDLSFVRTERINAEDTGSSSSNPFMFAVNVLTMSIGNVNDAPIRYNALMLENARLSTGALIANIQSHYVQESLRQVHIVIGSADFLGNPVGLFNNISSGVADIFYEPYQGLVTDRPQDLGVGIAKGASSFVKKSVFGLSDSVSKFTGSISKGLAAASMDKEFQDARRMSRSRNRPKHALYGITSGGNAFASSLASGIGGLARQPMQGAEKEGAAGFVKGVGKGLLGLATKPAIGAFDLASSMAEGVRNTTTVFDQEGLDRVRLTRFIGIDGIVRPYSQREALGQFWLRTLDNGKYFNEQYIAHLELNSGSQGNLSSPTCPSSPSGSGGARAAQQAEASMLVMITYNAIMLVRAKRLTSEWEVPLKDIQTISKERTGMSIILKGGTNGPFVPIADEQSRNWLYKQVAVAVNAYNDKWNAKG